In the Haloferula helveola genome, one interval contains:
- a CDS encoding alkaline phosphatase D family protein translates to MAMNRREYLKGCSLTGAALACGLRPQSALGFEGPKGGDLQSCLEILNLWDQKPEPVVRLYSAIYNALAVDPKASFSTVAADDTVRKLCEEQGVRHLGGPMLGCLEADGAKVWLRTARPAKVEVKAVVDDEERTYGPVHSTLDSDLTAIVPVTGLKPGTVTPYRVFVDGEEIAIPKHAAISTPSDDAAQKTRITFGTCQHRWGIAHRENTDEILKQKPVAMLMYGDVAVQDRNADLGMHRADYALRDLQTTWRDLVCSTPVYTSWDDHDYFDNDRWGVPRNFTDEDRRGVRKVWTQAWNNPYYGLGDEGGGIFHHTRIGPCDVIMTDNRYFRTRNGKHCFLGPEQMAWLKKTLLSCKGPFIIMSCGTMWSDYVSGGKDSWGVFDPEGREEVFKLIEDNRIPGVLLISGDRHGARGFRIPRPSGFEFYEFEPASLGGRTGPPPTNAKWKTQLYGFSNKFAFGEFTFDVSQDDPTVTYRLVEAGGETLYELTLKRSQLTPS, encoded by the coding sequence ATGGCCATGAACCGACGTGAGTATCTCAAGGGCTGCAGTTTGACCGGTGCGGCTCTCGCCTGCGGACTGCGGCCGCAATCGGCTCTCGGGTTCGAAGGGCCGAAGGGCGGGGATCTGCAGTCGTGTCTGGAGATCCTGAATCTCTGGGACCAGAAGCCGGAGCCGGTCGTCAGGCTCTACTCGGCGATCTACAACGCGTTGGCGGTCGATCCCAAGGCGAGCTTCTCCACGGTGGCGGCGGACGATACGGTGCGGAAGCTTTGCGAGGAGCAGGGCGTAAGGCATCTCGGAGGTCCGATGCTCGGATGCCTCGAGGCGGACGGTGCGAAGGTCTGGCTGAGGACGGCCCGTCCGGCGAAGGTGGAGGTGAAGGCGGTCGTCGATGATGAGGAGAGAACTTACGGTCCGGTACACAGCACGCTGGATTCGGACCTGACCGCGATCGTTCCCGTCACCGGACTCAAGCCCGGCACGGTCACGCCGTATCGCGTCTTCGTGGATGGAGAGGAGATCGCGATTCCGAAGCATGCCGCCATTTCCACGCCAAGCGACGATGCGGCGCAGAAGACACGCATCACTTTCGGGACCTGCCAGCATCGGTGGGGGATCGCCCATCGCGAGAACACTGACGAGATCCTCAAGCAGAAGCCGGTCGCGATGCTGATGTATGGCGACGTGGCGGTGCAGGACCGCAACGCCGACCTCGGCATGCATCGGGCCGACTACGCGCTGCGCGATCTCCAGACAACCTGGCGCGATCTCGTCTGTTCGACTCCGGTCTACACCTCGTGGGACGACCACGACTACTTCGACAACGACCGCTGGGGCGTCCCGAGGAACTTCACCGATGAAGACCGGCGCGGGGTCCGCAAGGTGTGGACCCAGGCATGGAACAACCCCTACTACGGGCTCGGTGACGAGGGTGGCGGCATCTTCCACCACACGCGAATCGGTCCGTGCGATGTCATCATGACCGACAACCGCTACTTCCGCACCCGCAACGGCAAGCACTGCTTTCTCGGTCCGGAGCAGATGGCATGGCTCAAGAAGACGCTGCTGTCCTGCAAAGGGCCGTTCATCATCATGTCCTGTGGCACGATGTGGAGCGACTACGTCTCAGGCGGGAAGGACTCGTGGGGCGTGTTCGATCCCGAAGGTCGGGAGGAGGTTTTCAAGCTGATTGAGGACAACCGGATCCCGGGCGTGTTGCTGATTTCCGGTGACCGGCACGGAGCGCGTGGGTTTCGCATTCCGCGGCCGTCCGGGTTCGAGTTCTACGAATTCGAGCCCGCCAGTCTCGGCGGCAGAACCGGTCCGCCGCCGACAAACGCCAAGTGGAAGACCCAGCTCTACGGCTTCAGCAACAAGTTCGCGTTCGGTGAGTTCACCTTCGATGTCTCCCAAGACGACCCGACCGTGACCTACCGGCTCGTAGAAGCCGGCGGTGAGACGCTGTATGAACTCACGCTGAAGCGGAGTCAGCTCACTCCAAGCTGA
- a CDS encoding Ig-like domain-containing protein, producing the protein MKLLRMLLATVSTVPSILLAVDTDGDGLDDSVETNTGIYVSPLDTGTAPNDPDTDGDGVGDWYEVANAGVPTGEPQPNSPNDPDLHPNTPYPLPAPDSSPTLATEPVKVYILAGQSNMDGHGMVSETNSLGTLTDIVFNGKKYPNLWNGSSWASRSDVYCRGLVATSANGPLVPGSSGASGGRFGPELGFGQQMGFYHDEPVLIIKVSQGNRTLGYDFLPPGSTEYASGSETYAGYGDSTKSWTTGTTPTPGSTYAGHQWDQSFLDDADWHVPPGTPYTNGIDVLDNFAAQYPQWASQGFEIAGFVWWQGYSDALSSVPYSSRYEQNMVRFINELRDYYEARYPGNISTDAPFVLGTLGFNGWSQSGVQLETTRAQLAVDGASGDYPEFANNVKTAETRGFYRNGSISPRTGQGHHYHLNAETYLLAGDALGRAMIDLQELGAAADTAEPQIAYLNPPDNASDVPGNMSLKITFKETVSVGSGDITIKNLTDNTQTVISVTDADQVSAAGFALTINPAADLETGDDYSILVDPGAVVDDSGNAFAGISGDTSWNFTASAPDYNAPPVPSFITPLGPKRNDEITVSVNAVTDPEGAGVVYRFRNVTLGRDSGWTVDTTWVDKDLPTGKIFAYTVQSRDNSLNLNESAVSVPVAAKTLSTDDPQVQVADVFTHREDFRPGDSVGDSQGVTGPITISTSGFEVGGTAKLVGVLSMHNSAATVATLTSLTFNGVDVLPNVITGFGSTGEVASEQYIFYLDSPPAAGDLVIGFGTSGGVDEVGVALFALNKVRPGYFARGENNNGNPPELDVYSGDFVIGVGKRNNQSQSVSNAPPYTSLEISAGNLKGFVGYITAGGDGLTAPVFSNTSISSSVAAFEAAPDPEPPLSAYETWAIFEAPLTANNPDGDEDRDGVSNPLEFVLGGTSSGNDIGKLPTLSTDGSSADFAFARAQQSIGPGVALQIEIGTDLVTWPEVHPVPDGATAGPPVMVIKDSSPGFDTVTLPVPMTPDATKFARLKVDVVP; encoded by the coding sequence ATGAAACTCCTCAGAATGCTTCTTGCGACGGTTTCAACCGTTCCATCGATCCTCCTGGCGGTTGATACGGACGGCGACGGACTGGACGACTCGGTCGAAACGAACACCGGTATCTACGTTTCTCCACTCGACACCGGTACCGCGCCGAACGATCCGGACACCGATGGCGACGGCGTGGGCGACTGGTATGAAGTCGCGAACGCCGGAGTGCCGACCGGAGAACCGCAGCCGAACTCACCCAACGATCCGGACCTGCATCCCAACACTCCCTATCCGCTGCCTGCGCCGGACTCCTCACCGACGCTGGCGACAGAACCGGTGAAAGTCTACATCCTCGCCGGTCAATCCAACATGGATGGGCACGGCATGGTCAGCGAAACCAATTCGCTCGGCACGCTGACCGACATCGTGTTCAACGGGAAGAAATACCCCAACCTCTGGAACGGTTCCTCCTGGGCTTCCCGTAGCGACGTTTATTGCCGTGGACTGGTTGCGACCAGCGCCAACGGGCCGCTCGTTCCGGGCAGCTCCGGGGCATCCGGCGGGAGATTCGGCCCGGAGCTCGGATTCGGTCAGCAGATGGGTTTCTATCACGACGAACCGGTCCTGATCATCAAGGTCTCGCAGGGAAACCGCACACTCGGCTATGATTTCCTGCCGCCGGGCAGCACGGAGTATGCGTCCGGTTCGGAGACATACGCGGGCTACGGAGATTCTACCAAGTCATGGACCACCGGAACAACCCCGACACCGGGAAGCACCTACGCGGGCCATCAGTGGGATCAGAGTTTCCTTGATGATGCCGACTGGCACGTGCCTCCGGGAACTCCGTACACGAACGGGATCGATGTCCTCGACAATTTCGCCGCCCAGTATCCCCAGTGGGCGAGCCAAGGTTTCGAGATCGCCGGATTCGTGTGGTGGCAGGGATACAGCGACGCACTGAGCAGCGTGCCTTACTCGTCGCGCTACGAGCAGAATATGGTCCGCTTCATCAATGAGCTTAGAGACTACTATGAAGCGAGGTATCCGGGCAATATCAGCACCGACGCGCCGTTTGTGCTCGGCACGCTTGGCTTCAACGGATGGAGCCAGAGTGGTGTGCAGTTGGAGACAACGCGGGCCCAACTGGCGGTTGATGGAGCTTCAGGCGATTATCCGGAGTTCGCCAACAACGTGAAGACCGCGGAGACACGCGGTTTTTATCGGAACGGCAGCATCTCTCCCAGAACCGGACAAGGTCACCACTACCACCTGAACGCGGAGACCTACTTGCTGGCAGGCGACGCGCTTGGCCGCGCCATGATCGACCTTCAAGAACTGGGCGCGGCGGCCGATACCGCAGAACCCCAAATCGCTTATCTGAACCCTCCCGACAATGCGTCCGACGTGCCGGGAAACATGAGTCTCAAAATTACTTTCAAGGAAACGGTCAGTGTCGGCAGCGGGGATATCACCATCAAGAACCTGACCGACAATACCCAGACCGTCATCTCCGTGACCGATGCCGATCAGGTCTCGGCGGCTGGATTCGCCCTGACCATCAATCCTGCGGCCGACCTCGAGACCGGTGATGATTACTCGATCCTCGTCGATCCCGGAGCGGTCGTCGATGACAGTGGAAACGCATTCGCAGGCATCAGCGGTGACACAAGCTGGAATTTCACCGCGTCGGCACCGGATTACAACGCTCCGCCTGTCCCGTCCTTCATCACTCCTCTGGGACCGAAGAGGAACGACGAGATCACAGTCTCGGTAAACGCCGTGACCGATCCGGAGGGAGCTGGTGTTGTCTACCGCTTCCGGAACGTGACCTTGGGGCGGGACAGCGGCTGGACGGTCGATACCACTTGGGTCGACAAGGACCTGCCCACCGGCAAGATTTTCGCCTACACGGTCCAATCGCGTGACAATTCGCTCAACCTGAACGAGAGCGCCGTTTCCGTACCGGTCGCCGCGAAGACCCTTTCAACCGATGACCCGCAGGTTCAGGTGGCCGACGTGTTTACCCACCGCGAGGATTTCAGACCCGGTGATTCGGTGGGCGACTCCCAAGGGGTCACGGGCCCCATCACGATATCCACAAGCGGTTTCGAAGTTGGTGGAACAGCGAAACTCGTGGGCGTGCTCTCGATGCACAACAGCGCCGCGACGGTGGCAACCCTGACCTCACTGACCTTCAACGGAGTGGATGTCCTTCCGAATGTCATCACCGGATTCGGGTCCACCGGGGAGGTGGCCTCGGAACAATACATCTTTTACTTGGACAGCCCTCCGGCAGCCGGAGATCTGGTGATCGGGTTCGGCACTTCGGGAGGAGTCGATGAAGTGGGTGTGGCTCTTTTCGCTCTCAACAAGGTCAGGCCGGGTTACTTCGCCAGAGGGGAGAACAACAACGGCAATCCGCCCGAACTCGACGTTTACTCCGGAGACTTCGTGATCGGTGTCGGCAAGAGGAACAACCAGTCCCAGTCGGTCTCGAACGCACCGCCCTACACCTCACTCGAGATTTCCGCAGGTAATCTCAAGGGGTTCGTTGGATACATCACCGCAGGTGGCGACGGACTGACCGCGCCTGTCTTCTCGAATACCAGCATCAGCTCGTCGGTGGCCGCCTTCGAGGCCGCCCCGGACCCGGAACCTCCGCTTTCCGCATATGAGACATGGGCCATTTTCGAGGCTCCTCTCACGGCCAATAACCCCGATGGGGATGAGGACCGGGACGGGGTCTCGAATCCTCTCGAGTTCGTTCTCGGGGGCACCTCTTCCGGGAATGATATCGGCAAGCTGCCGACGCTTTCAACGGACGGCAGTTCGGCGGACTTTGCTTTCGCACGAGCGCAACAGTCCATTGGACCCGGAGTCGCTTTGCAGATCGAGATCGGCACCGACCTGGTCACATGGCCGGAGGTCCATCCGGTACCTGACGGCGCCACCGCCGGGCCCCCGGTTATGGTGATCAAGGACAGCTCGCCGGGGTTCGACACGGTGACCCTCCCGGTGCCCATGACTCCGGATGCCACAAAGTTCGCCCGTCTCAAAGTCGACGTCGTTCCCTGA
- a CDS encoding sulfatase, protein MHALGTILIALTSASLLAGAESRPNILLCLSDDQSWPHASAYGAPVIKTPVFDRVAREGVLFNHAYCAAPSCTPSRSAILTGQDIWRVGEGGQLFGTLPAAHPVYTDLLAENGYHVGYSDKGWAPGSLEAGGRTSNGAGPNYKNFGEFIASSPKGRPWCFWFGSRDPHRGYKKGSGVESGMDPSDVSVPAYLPDTPEVRGDLCDYFFEIQRFDQQVGRMLEQIEAAGQLDNTLVVITSDNGMPFPRAKANLYDSGTRMPMAICWPKRVKGGRTIDDFVNLTDLAPTFLEAAGVRVPGVMTGRSLMGILTSDESGNVEPGRDAVITGRERHAWCRVGGTGYPARMIRTHDFLYIRNYQPDRWPAGDYRIVTNEGHFGDVDNSPSKRFLLEHKSDYPRLFELSFGKRRGEELYDCGKDPDQLNNLAFEPDYQKTLQELSKRLTAHLKSSGDPRETEGETLWDSWPYHGRNNWPLLESTSRSD, encoded by the coding sequence ATGCATGCGCTCGGAACCATTCTTATCGCGCTGACCTCGGCCAGCCTGTTGGCGGGTGCCGAATCCCGCCCGAATATCCTGCTTTGCCTGTCAGACGACCAGTCATGGCCCCATGCAAGCGCCTATGGAGCACCGGTGATCAAGACCCCGGTTTTCGACCGCGTTGCGCGGGAAGGTGTCCTTTTCAATCATGCCTACTGTGCCGCCCCCTCTTGCACCCCATCGCGCAGCGCGATTCTCACCGGGCAGGACATCTGGCGCGTTGGCGAAGGGGGGCAGCTGTTCGGGACGCTTCCGGCCGCCCACCCGGTTTACACCGACCTGTTGGCTGAAAACGGATATCACGTGGGTTACTCGGACAAGGGATGGGCACCCGGGAGTCTGGAAGCGGGCGGGCGCACGTCCAATGGCGCCGGACCGAACTACAAGAACTTCGGCGAGTTCATCGCCAGCTCTCCGAAGGGCAGGCCATGGTGTTTCTGGTTCGGTAGCCGGGATCCTCACAGGGGATACAAGAAGGGTAGCGGCGTGGAGTCCGGAATGGATCCGTCGGACGTCAGTGTGCCCGCATATCTACCGGATACCCCGGAAGTCCGGGGTGACCTCTGCGACTATTTCTTCGAAATCCAGCGCTTCGACCAGCAGGTTGGCCGAATGCTTGAGCAGATCGAAGCGGCCGGGCAGCTCGACAACACGCTTGTCGTGATCACCAGCGACAACGGCATGCCGTTTCCCCGGGCCAAGGCGAACCTCTACGACTCCGGCACCCGCATGCCGATGGCGATCTGCTGGCCGAAGAGAGTGAAGGGCGGACGGACTATCGACGACTTCGTCAATCTCACGGACCTCGCGCCGACTTTCCTCGAGGCAGCCGGAGTCCGCGTTCCTGGAGTAATGACCGGACGAAGCCTCATGGGGATTCTCACGTCCGACGAGTCAGGCAACGTGGAGCCCGGACGCGACGCGGTGATCACCGGTCGCGAGCGGCATGCGTGGTGCAGGGTCGGCGGCACCGGCTATCCGGCCCGGATGATCCGTACCCACGACTTTCTCTACATCCGTAACTACCAGCCGGATCGTTGGCCGGCGGGCGACTATCGCATCGTCACCAACGAGGGACATTTCGGCGATGTCGACAACTCCCCTTCGAAGCGGTTTCTGTTGGAACACAAGAGTGATTACCCCCGGCTGTTTGAGCTGTCCTTTGGCAAGAGGCGCGGCGAAGAGCTCTACGACTGTGGAAAGGACCCGGATCAACTGAACAATCTCGCGTTCGAACCGGATTATCAGAAGACGCTGCAAGAGCTCTCTAAGCGACTTACCGCGCATTTGAAGTCGTCCGGTGACCCCAGGGAGACGGAAGGCGAGACCCTCTGGGACAGCTGGCCGTATCACGGACGCAACAACTGGCCATTGCTGGAATCGACTTCCCGGAGCGACTGA
- a CDS encoding substrate-binding domain-containing protein, which translates to MSELRVLSASEQVAEHLREQINRGVWSGSMPGGRALSQQFGVGRMTMETALSQLEKEGILVPKGAGRKRRIVLPERLTVPGLRVGILLYAPDDSKIYYNVDLQHRLLNAGHSAGFAPKTLTELGMNPRRIARLVENSPADAWVVSSGSREVLEWFAEHRLPTFAFAGRRRGVPIASTGPDKESSMRTLVGRLVELGHRRIVMIDREVLRKPEPGRIEKVFLEELDRHGIKHGSYNLPDWREDAEGLQELLDRLFRHTPPTALIVGESSTFIAVQQHLAQRGILAPRDVSLVCDDPDPVFAWCRPTVAHIHWDGSPLARRAVRWAANVARGKEDRRRSFTKAKFVEGGTIGPPPKNQ; encoded by the coding sequence GTGAGCGAACTCCGGGTCCTTTCGGCCTCCGAACAGGTCGCGGAGCATCTCCGCGAGCAGATCAACCGCGGGGTGTGGTCCGGATCGATGCCAGGCGGGCGGGCGCTGTCCCAGCAGTTCGGTGTCGGTCGCATGACCATGGAGACCGCCCTGTCCCAACTCGAAAAGGAAGGCATCCTCGTGCCCAAGGGAGCGGGAAGAAAGCGCCGCATCGTTCTTCCGGAGCGGCTGACGGTCCCCGGCCTCCGTGTCGGCATCCTGCTTTACGCACCGGACGACTCGAAGATCTACTACAACGTCGATCTCCAGCACCGCCTTCTGAATGCCGGACACTCCGCGGGCTTCGCACCGAAGACCCTGACGGAACTGGGCATGAACCCCAGGAGGATCGCGCGACTCGTGGAGAACTCCCCGGCAGATGCATGGGTAGTATCGTCCGGCTCCCGTGAGGTGCTCGAGTGGTTTGCCGAGCACCGGTTGCCCACCTTCGCCTTCGCGGGGCGCAGGCGGGGCGTCCCGATCGCCAGCACCGGCCCGGATAAGGAGTCTTCGATGCGCACGCTGGTAGGCAGGCTTGTCGAACTTGGCCACCGCCGGATCGTGATGATTGACCGGGAGGTACTACGCAAACCCGAGCCCGGCCGGATTGAAAAAGTCTTCCTTGAGGAACTGGACAGGCACGGCATCAAGCACGGCAGCTACAATCTGCCGGACTGGAGAGAAGATGCGGAAGGCCTTCAGGAGTTGCTCGACCGGCTCTTCCGACACACTCCTCCCACTGCCCTGATCGTCGGGGAGTCTTCGACATTCATCGCGGTTCAGCAACACCTGGCCCAGCGCGGCATCCTGGCGCCTCGCGACGTTTCGTTGGTCTGCGACGATCCGGATCCCGTGTTTGCTTGGTGCCGGCCTACGGTTGCCCACATTCACTGGGATGGAAGCCCCCTCGCGCGGCGAGCCGTGCGGTGGGCGGCCAATGTCGCCCGCGGCAAAGAGGATCGCCGCCGCAGCTTCACAAAAGCCAAGTTTGTCGAAGGCGGGACCATCGGTCCCCCGCCGAAGAACCAATGA
- a CDS encoding PASTA domain-containing protein has product MKRPLLGLLLAMFHFVASASADVTIADSFTYTNDFGPGDSFSSTNGATPPITVDTTGFTAAGSDKLVILLSFHNSAGTTAPITSLTYGGASFYSNLAAGPGLATTGLGSKNYILYLDDVATDGDLVIGFDDTLNASWDIDEVGVLLLAVNGTLDGTAVTSQYLANNNAFNATNAIVGDLIVGMGQRNNQSSMTVNAPYTGVNLQVGNLNAEGAHLIATAPDPEAPVFATVTPQAKSFAVFATASSSSTTVPDVVGLSQASAESAITGASLIVGTVTTDYSDTVPAGDVISQNPEGGETIASGEPVDLLVSLGPPPQVSVPDVVGLSQASAESDITGVSLAVGAVTFQNDAVVPAGDVISQNPTAGSSVDINSSVDLVVSYGPQPLVPDVVDVDEATAKSTIAGASLTVGNVSNGYSPTIAAGNVITQVPAAGMSVDTNSPVDLVISLGANPAPATIASIFSYKYDFGPGDNSVTDNQGATSPITITPYEFTAAGAGKLVAVISVHNSAVQTAPVTGVTYAGESLTLVAGNEGVGYTKATIYYLDDVSIDGDFVINLDNSTYNIDEVAVQLFALNGLQSGTAFDAQSGAFTDIDAEVGDFVVGAAQRNNQPSTMTVTNVPPYYEINNTVGEMTTRTGYQVVTTAGLTSPIFNGDVQSRSLAAFAAVGNHLGTAYDDWAATNAPVTGGDPTADEDDDGVNNGIEFVVGGSISTNDLDKLPTVSADGSNMTFSFVRDQASIDASTLVTIEVSADLATWDTPPSPYAVPDTPTAGPPVAVVDNLDGTDTVTLTVAQDSAKKFARLRVTIAP; this is encoded by the coding sequence ATGAAGAGACCCCTCCTCGGCCTGTTGCTGGCCATGTTCCATTTCGTAGCCTCTGCTTCCGCGGACGTTACCATCGCGGACTCGTTCACCTACACCAACGACTTCGGGCCCGGCGACAGTTTCTCGAGTACCAATGGAGCGACTCCTCCGATCACCGTCGACACCACCGGTTTCACCGCCGCAGGTAGCGACAAGCTGGTCATCCTCCTTTCATTTCACAACAGCGCCGGAACCACCGCCCCGATCACGAGTCTCACCTACGGGGGAGCCAGCTTCTACAGCAATCTCGCGGCCGGCCCCGGTCTCGCGACGACCGGCCTCGGTTCCAAGAACTACATCCTCTATCTCGACGACGTCGCCACTGACGGAGACCTGGTCATTGGATTCGACGATACGCTCAACGCGAGCTGGGACATCGACGAAGTGGGGGTGTTGCTGTTGGCCGTGAACGGGACCTTGGACGGGACCGCCGTGACCTCACAGTATCTGGCCAACAACAACGCCTTCAATGCGACCAACGCGATCGTCGGTGATCTCATCGTGGGAATGGGTCAGCGAAACAACCAGAGTTCCATGACGGTCAACGCGCCCTACACCGGCGTCAATTTGCAAGTGGGCAATCTCAATGCCGAGGGCGCGCATCTGATCGCGACAGCCCCGGATCCGGAGGCTCCCGTCTTCGCCACGGTCACGCCGCAAGCCAAGTCCTTCGCGGTATTCGCCACGGCGAGCAGCTCCTCGACGACGGTTCCCGATGTGGTGGGCCTGTCGCAGGCTTCGGCAGAGTCCGCCATCACGGGCGCCTCCCTCATTGTCGGCACGGTGACGACCGATTACAGCGACACGGTTCCCGCGGGCGACGTCATCAGCCAGAACCCGGAAGGTGGCGAGACCATCGCATCGGGTGAGCCGGTGGATCTGCTGGTTTCGCTCGGCCCGCCACCGCAGGTGAGCGTCCCGGACGTGGTGGGTCTCTCCCAGGCATCAGCGGAATCGGACATCACCGGAGTCTCCCTGGCCGTCGGCGCGGTGACTTTCCAAAACGACGCGGTGGTGCCGGCGGGGGATGTGATCAGCCAGAACCCGACGGCCGGCTCGTCGGTCGATATCAACTCGAGCGTGGACCTTGTGGTCTCCTATGGCCCGCAACCATTGGTGCCGGATGTGGTGGACGTCGATGAAGCGACTGCGAAATCGACCATTGCCGGAGCTTCTTTGACCGTGGGCAATGTCTCGAATGGGTACAGCCCGACGATTGCTGCCGGCAATGTGATCACCCAAGTTCCAGCTGCCGGTATGTCAGTCGATACCAACTCCCCTGTAGATCTGGTGATTTCCTTGGGCGCGAATCCAGCGCCGGCCACCATTGCCAGCATCTTCTCCTACAAGTATGACTTCGGGCCGGGGGATAACTCGGTTACGGATAACCAGGGAGCAACCTCACCCATCACCATTACTCCGTATGAGTTCACCGCGGCAGGCGCTGGCAAGTTGGTTGCCGTGATCAGCGTGCACAACAGTGCGGTGCAGACAGCTCCGGTGACGGGTGTCACCTACGCCGGGGAAAGTCTCACTCTCGTCGCTGGAAACGAGGGTGTGGGTTACACAAAGGCCACCATCTACTACCTCGACGATGTCAGTATCGATGGTGATTTTGTCATCAACCTCGATAATTCGACATACAACATCGATGAGGTGGCGGTGCAGCTTTTCGCCCTGAATGGACTTCAGTCCGGAACCGCATTTGATGCCCAGTCGGGAGCATTCACCGATATCGACGCCGAGGTTGGCGACTTCGTGGTGGGCGCGGCTCAAAGAAACAACCAGCCCTCCACGATGACGGTGACGAACGTTCCACCGTACTATGAAATCAACAACACCGTCGGTGAGATGACGACCCGGACAGGCTATCAAGTGGTAACGACCGCCGGTTTGACGTCACCCATTTTCAATGGCGATGTCCAATCCAGATCTCTCGCCGCCTTTGCCGCCGTCGGCAACCATCTGGGCACCGCGTACGATGACTGGGCAGCCACCAATGCTCCCGTCACCGGAGGCGACCCGACGGCCGACGAGGACGATGACGGCGTGAACAACGGCATTGAATTCGTCGTCGGGGGAAGCATTTCCACAAATGACCTGGACAAGTTGCCGACGGTTTCAGCCGACGGTTCGAACATGACCTTCAGCTTCGTGCGCGACCAGGCATCGATCGATGCCTCCACACTGGTCACCATCGAGGTGAGCGCTGACCTGGCGACTTGGGACACACCGCCGTCCCCCTATGCCGTGCCTGACACTCCGACCGCCGGTCCTCCCGTCGCTGTGGTCGACAACCTCGACGGAACCGACACTGTGACGCTCACGGTGGCGCAGGATTCGGCGAAGAAGTTCGCCCGCTTGAGGGTGACGATCGCACCCTGA